One Burkholderia sp. PAMC 26561 genomic window carries:
- a CDS encoding NYN domain-containing protein — translation MASFPESVSMALFCDFENVALGVRDAKYDKFDIMPVLERLLLKGSIVVKKAYCDWDRYKGFKAAMHEASFELIEIPHVRQSGKNSADIRLVVDALDLCYTKSHVDTFVIISGDSDFSPLVSKLRENAKKVIGVGVKNSTSDLLVANCDEFIFYDDLVREQQRAIAKREAREAREARDARDANAAAASASSPNKRGSDEDRQPKQEIEARKAKAIAIAVETFDDLASERGESGKIWASVLKSAIKRRKPDFNESYYGFRAFGNLLEEAQSRGLLEVGRDEKSGAFVYRTQTVAAVETVREVEAPVVAAENRQAARSGGERNRRRGRNTRPQASEPLFAEAQADMPAEAQAEAPSEAQADAPVEAQTDFGDEWHRRSEPSEQSKRPVSPFYEEEPEAHPATQPEVQAESRQGSGRERNRGNGRNARPQQVREPLFADAPNVQAEPPYFDPAPVTVEEPAIAPIPAIEEREQEALALLSEITEAPQPKRGAARRGRQVASKKAAAPPTHAEPGANVDAPDTVQSQKAPAVKKTAAKKASRKTTPRSRSKVAATSEE, via the coding sequence ATGGCCTCATTCCCCGAAAGCGTCAGCATGGCGTTGTTTTGCGACTTCGAAAACGTCGCCCTCGGCGTGCGCGACGCGAAGTACGACAAGTTCGACATCATGCCGGTGCTCGAACGTCTGCTGCTCAAGGGCAGCATCGTGGTGAAAAAGGCTTACTGCGACTGGGATCGCTACAAGGGTTTCAAAGCCGCCATGCACGAAGCGAGTTTCGAGCTGATCGAAATTCCGCACGTGCGTCAGTCGGGCAAGAATTCGGCGGATATCCGCCTCGTGGTCGATGCACTCGACCTCTGTTATACGAAGTCCCACGTCGATACATTCGTGATCATCAGCGGGGATTCGGACTTCTCACCGCTGGTCTCGAAGCTGCGCGAGAACGCGAAGAAAGTGATCGGCGTGGGCGTGAAAAATTCGACCTCCGATCTTCTCGTCGCGAACTGCGACGAATTCATTTTCTACGATGACCTCGTGCGCGAGCAGCAACGCGCCATCGCCAAACGTGAAGCGCGCGAGGCCCGTGAAGCACGCGACGCGCGCGATGCGAATGCGGCGGCTGCATCGGCGTCTTCACCGAACAAGCGCGGCTCCGACGAAGACCGCCAGCCCAAGCAGGAAATCGAAGCGCGCAAGGCGAAAGCCATCGCGATTGCGGTCGAAACCTTCGATGACCTCGCTTCCGAGCGCGGCGAAAGCGGGAAGATCTGGGCATCGGTCTTGAAGAGCGCGATCAAGCGGCGCAAGCCTGATTTCAACGAGTCGTACTATGGCTTCCGCGCGTTCGGCAATTTGCTGGAGGAAGCGCAGTCGCGTGGGTTGCTGGAAGTCGGGCGCGACGAGAAATCGGGCGCGTTCGTGTACAGGACGCAGACGGTCGCTGCAGTCGAAACGGTGCGCGAAGTCGAAGCGCCGGTTGTCGCGGCGGAAAACCGTCAGGCGGCGAGATCGGGTGGCGAGCGCAATCGCCGGCGGGGACGCAACACGCGGCCGCAGGCTTCCGAACCGCTCTTCGCCGAGGCGCAGGCCGATATGCCTGCTGAAGCGCAAGCCGAGGCACCTTCCGAAGCGCAAGCCGATGCCCCGGTCGAAGCACAAACCGACTTTGGTGACGAATGGCATCGCAGAAGCGAGCCGAGCGAGCAGTCAAAGCGCCCGGTATCGCCGTTTTATGAAGAAGAGCCCGAAGCGCACCCCGCGACGCAACCCGAAGTTCAGGCCGAGTCGCGTCAAGGATCAGGCCGGGAGCGTAATCGCGGGAATGGACGCAACGCGCGACCGCAGCAGGTCCGCGAACCGCTGTTCGCCGATGCGCCGAACGTCCAGGCTGAACCGCCCTACTTCGATCCCGCGCCGGTGACTGTCGAAGAACCGGCCATTGCGCCGATACCCGCCATCGAGGAGCGCGAGCAAGAAGCGCTTGCGTTGCTGAGCGAGATCACCGAGGCGCCGCAACCGAAGCGCGGCGCGGCAAGGCGCGGGCGTCAGGTGGCATCGAAGAAAGCTGCGGCACCGCCGACCCATGCTGAGCCGGGTGCAAACGTCGATGCCCCTGATACCGTCCAGTCCCAAAAAGCACCCGCGGTCAAGAAGACAGCGGCGAAAAAAGCGTCTCGCAAGACTACGCCACGCAGTCGCTCCAAAGTGGCGGCGACCAGCGAAGAGTAA
- the cysD gene encoding sulfate adenylyltransferase subunit CysD encodes MSSTLDSTVNAPIANRGTRMDHLDWLEAESIHILRELVAECSKPALLFSGGKDSVVVLHLALKAFGLGAGRKTVLPFPLVHIDTGHNFNEVIDFRDRRAAEIGAELVVGHVEDSIKKGTVRLRRETDSRNAAQAVTLLETIEEHGYTALIGGARRDEEKARAKERIFSFRDEFGQWDPKAQRPELWSIYNARLHNGEHLRVFPISNWTELDIWQYIGREKLELPSIYYAHDREIIRRNGLLVPLTPLTPLQEGEVSEVAQVRFRTVGDISCTCPVASDADDVEKIIAETAVTEITERGATRMDDQASEAAMETRKKQGYF; translated from the coding sequence ATGAGCAGCACGCTCGATTCAACAGTCAACGCGCCCATCGCCAATCGCGGGACGCGGATGGACCATCTGGACTGGCTCGAAGCTGAGTCGATTCATATCCTGCGCGAACTCGTCGCCGAATGCAGCAAGCCCGCGCTGCTGTTCTCGGGCGGCAAGGATTCGGTCGTCGTGCTGCATCTCGCGTTGAAGGCGTTTGGCCTGGGCGCGGGCCGCAAGACCGTGCTGCCGTTTCCGCTGGTTCATATCGACACGGGCCACAACTTCAATGAGGTCATCGACTTCCGCGATCGCCGCGCCGCTGAAATTGGCGCTGAACTGGTGGTCGGTCACGTCGAGGATTCGATCAAGAAAGGCACCGTGCGCCTGCGTCGCGAAACGGACTCGCGTAACGCGGCGCAAGCGGTGACATTGCTCGAGACCATCGAAGAACATGGTTATACGGCGCTGATCGGCGGCGCGCGTCGGGATGAAGAAAAGGCCCGTGCGAAAGAACGCATCTTCTCTTTCCGCGATGAGTTCGGCCAGTGGGACCCGAAAGCGCAGCGCCCGGAATTGTGGAGCATCTATAACGCGCGTTTGCATAACGGCGAGCACTTGCGCGTGTTCCCTATCTCGAACTGGACCGAACTGGATATCTGGCAATACATCGGACGCGAGAAGCTTGAGTTGCCGTCGATCTATTACGCGCATGATCGCGAGATCATCCGACGCAACGGCTTGCTCGTGCCACTGACGCCGCTCACGCCGCTGCAGGAAGGGGAAGTATCGGAGGTGGCGCAAGTGCGTTTCCGTACCGTTGGCGACATCAGTTGCACGTGCCCGGTTGCAAGCGACGCTGACGACGTCGAGAAGATCATCGCGGAAACGGCCGTGACGGAAATCACGGAACGCGGCGCCACGCGCATGGACGACCAAGCGTCCGAGGCGGCCATGGAAACGCGCAAGAAACAAGGTTATTTCTAA
- a CDS encoding zinc-dependent alcohol dehydrogenase family protein yields MNTTINRWEVPSLGLDKLAMRTAPRPMPKPGEMLVQVEAVSLNYRDAEVVDNGMGNTLEFPFTPGSDMAGRVVELGEGVTRFAVGDRVISAYIPGWIDGAPRSWAEAPTQGGPLPGMLAEFIATPAEWCVAAPASLTAAEASTLPVAAVTAWMALIELGHLNAGHTVVVQGTGGVSLFAVQLAAANGATVIITSSSDEKIARALELGATHGINRHKTPDWQHEVRKLTHGRGAEHILEMAGGDNLARSLQAVATGGRISVIGLLESDQLTLPILQLLGSRASVVGIAVGPRRVLEDVVRMIDRHEIKPVIDAVYPFSEVPQAFEHLKRGPFGKVVVQVAKP; encoded by the coding sequence ATGAACACCACCATCAATCGCTGGGAAGTCCCGTCGCTGGGCCTCGATAAACTCGCTATGCGCACCGCGCCCCGTCCCATGCCAAAGCCGGGCGAAATGCTCGTGCAGGTCGAAGCGGTCTCGTTGAATTACCGCGATGCCGAAGTCGTCGACAACGGCATGGGCAACACTCTCGAATTTCCGTTCACGCCGGGTTCCGATATGGCCGGACGCGTCGTGGAACTGGGCGAGGGCGTGACGCGCTTTGCGGTCGGTGATCGCGTGATTTCGGCCTACATTCCGGGCTGGATCGATGGCGCACCGCGCTCATGGGCCGAGGCGCCCACGCAAGGCGGACCGCTGCCCGGCATGCTGGCCGAGTTCATCGCGACGCCGGCGGAGTGGTGCGTGGCGGCGCCGGCATCGCTGACGGCGGCCGAGGCCAGCACGCTGCCCGTCGCGGCCGTGACGGCGTGGATGGCGCTCATCGAGCTAGGTCATCTGAACGCCGGTCACACGGTTGTCGTGCAGGGAACCGGCGGCGTGTCGCTATTCGCGGTCCAGCTTGCAGCGGCGAACGGCGCGACGGTGATCATCACCAGCAGCAGCGACGAGAAAATCGCCCGCGCGCTCGAACTCGGCGCAACGCACGGCATCAACCGCCACAAGACGCCCGATTGGCAGCACGAAGTCCGCAAGCTGACTCATGGCCGTGGCGCGGAACACATCCTCGAGATGGCCGGCGGCGATAACCTCGCGCGTTCGCTTCAGGCCGTGGCGACGGGCGGCCGGATCTCGGTGATCGGATTGCTGGAATCGGATCAGCTCACGCTGCCTATCCTGCAGTTGCTTGGCAGCAGGGCATCGGTGGTGGGAATCGCGGTCGGGCCGCGCCGCGTGCTGGAAGACGTGGTGCGCATGATCGACCGGCACGAGATCAAGCCGGTTATCGATGCGGTGTATCCGTTTTCAGAAGTGCCGCAAGCGTTCGAACATCTGAAGCGTGGTCCGTTCGGCAAGGTCGTGGTGCAGGTCGCCAAACCATGA
- the cobA gene encoding uroporphyrinogen-III C-methyltransferase, which translates to MGKVYLIGAGPGAADLITVRGARLLSQAQVVLHDALIEPAMLDYAPDAHRIAVGKRCGQRSTAQHFINKQIVDAAREHDIVVRLKGGDPMLFGRADEEMRALEAAGIEYEVVPGITAALASAATLKRSLTLRGVSRSVALATYSRAPDSDEIREQASADSLVFYMGRDSAPEIAQQLIDAGRAGSTPVAIVEACSTERERSLTLTLGEMARGDAQDWLDASQPSLLMIGEAFAERALAEAGQVKAALQAAA; encoded by the coding sequence ATGGGTAAGGTTTATCTGATCGGCGCGGGGCCTGGTGCTGCAGACCTGATCACGGTTCGCGGCGCCCGGCTGCTGAGCCAGGCGCAAGTGGTTCTGCACGATGCGCTGATCGAGCCCGCCATGCTTGACTACGCGCCCGACGCGCATCGGATCGCCGTCGGCAAGCGTTGCGGACAGCGTTCGACGGCGCAGCATTTCATCAACAAGCAGATCGTCGATGCCGCGCGCGAGCATGACATCGTCGTGCGTTTGAAGGGAGGCGACCCCATGCTTTTCGGTCGCGCCGATGAAGAAATGCGCGCACTCGAAGCCGCGGGTATCGAATATGAAGTGGTGCCGGGGATCACGGCCGCGCTGGCGAGCGCTGCGACGCTGAAGCGCTCGCTCACGTTGCGCGGGGTATCGCGGAGCGTGGCGTTGGCGACCTATAGCCGCGCGCCGGACAGCGACGAGATCCGCGAGCAGGCCAGCGCCGATTCTCTCGTGTTCTACATGGGCCGCGACAGCGCGCCGGAGATTGCGCAGCAATTGATCGATGCAGGACGGGCGGGATCGACGCCGGTTGCTATCGTCGAGGCCTGCAGTACCGAGCGCGAGCGTTCGTTGACGCTGACGCTGGGTGAAATGGCACGTGGTGATGCACAGGATTGGCTCGATGCATCGCAGCCGAGTTTGCTGATGATCGGTGAGGCGTTCGCGGAGCGCGCGCTGGCAGAAGCCGGTCAGGTGAAAGCGGCCTTGCAAGCGGCGGCTTGA
- a CDS encoding sulfate adenylyltransferase subunit 1, protein MMSIHQPEDLGVLRFITAGSVDDGKSTLIGRLLFDSKAVLSDQLSALSRAKNKRTVGDEIDLSLLTDGLEAEREQGITIDVAYRYFATAKRKFIIADTPGHEQYTRNMVTGASTAHAAIILVDATRVTFKDGVAQLLPQTVRHSAIVKLLGLQHVIVAINKMDLIDFSESRFNEIRDAYVELARRLNISNVRFVPVSALKGDNIVTASERMPWYAGEPLLDLLEALPVAQPVEQALRFPVQWVARQDGNKADDFRGYMGRVESGEVKLGDSITVLPANRDATVAEIIAPVPGGVGQVDRAFAGQTVTIRLAEDIDVSRGDTFVPRNATGVKVEPAKKLDADLCWFDEEPLSPQRKYLLKQTTNTVFARIGAIKEVLDVHTLLHSVDRRDLNMNDIGRVALTLQKPIVCDAYDTHQGTGAFVLIDEATHHTVAAGMIRSFSA, encoded by the coding sequence ATCATGAGCATTCATCAACCCGAAGACCTCGGCGTGTTGCGCTTCATCACCGCAGGCAGTGTGGACGACGGCAAGAGCACGCTGATCGGCCGCTTGCTGTTCGACAGCAAGGCGGTGTTGTCGGATCAGTTGTCGGCGTTGTCGCGCGCGAAGAACAAGCGCACCGTCGGCGATGAAATCGACCTGTCGCTGCTGACCGACGGCCTCGAAGCCGAGCGCGAGCAGGGCATCACCATCGACGTGGCATACCGCTATTTCGCGACGGCGAAGCGCAAGTTCATCATCGCCGATACCCCCGGACACGAGCAGTACACGCGCAACATGGTGACGGGCGCATCCACGGCGCATGCCGCGATCATTCTCGTGGACGCCACGCGCGTCACGTTCAAGGACGGCGTTGCGCAATTGCTGCCGCAGACCGTGCGTCATAGCGCGATCGTCAAGTTGCTCGGGCTGCAGCACGTGATCGTCGCGATCAACAAGATGGACCTGATCGACTTCAGCGAGTCGCGTTTCAACGAGATCCGCGATGCTTATGTCGAGCTCGCGCGCCGGCTCAATATCAGCAATGTGCGCTTCGTGCCGGTATCGGCGTTGAAGGGCGACAACATCGTGACCGCCAGCGAACGCATGCCGTGGTACGCGGGCGAACCGCTGCTCGATCTGCTCGAAGCATTGCCGGTAGCGCAGCCTGTCGAGCAGGCGCTGCGCTTTCCGGTGCAATGGGTCGCGCGTCAGGACGGCAACAAGGCCGACGATTTCCGCGGTTACATGGGGCGCGTGGAGTCGGGCGAAGTAAAGCTCGGCGATTCCATCACCGTGCTGCCCGCCAACCGGGATGCCACGGTGGCCGAGATCATTGCGCCGGTGCCGGGCGGTGTCGGGCAAGTAGATCGCGCGTTCGCGGGCCAGACGGTGACCATCCGCCTTGCCGAAGATATCGATGTCTCGCGCGGCGATACGTTCGTGCCGCGCAACGCGACCGGCGTGAAGGTGGAGCCGGCGAAAAAGCTCGATGCCGACCTTTGCTGGTTCGACGAAGAACCGCTTTCACCGCAACGCAAGTACTTGCTCAAGCAGACCACGAACACGGTGTTCGCGCGGATCGGTGCGATCAAGGAAGTGCTGGACGTGCATACGCTGTTGCATTCGGTTGATCGTCGTGATCTGAACATGAACGACATCGGCCGCGTGGCGCTGACGCTGCAAAAGCCGATCGTCTGCGATGCCTACGATACGCATCAGGGTACCGGCGCGTTCGTTCTTATCGATGAAGCGACGCATCACACGGTTGCGGCCGGGATGATTCGCTCGTTCTCAGCCTGA
- a CDS encoding CysB family HTH-type transcriptional regulator has translation MNLHQFRFVREAVRQNYNLTEAAKALFTSQPGVSKAIIELEDELGVEIFTRHGKRVRSLTEPGRIILASVEKILQEVESLKRVGKDYAAQDQGNLVIAATHTQARYSLPTAIAEFKKRFPKVHLSILQGSPTQVAEMVIHDQADIAIATEAIANYKELVSLPCFQWHHVAVVQPDHPLLERKLLTLDDLAQYPIITYDNAFAGRSKINQAFALRHLTPDIVLEAIDADVIKTYVELGLGVGILADIAFNPERDKHLRAMPVGHLFGTNVTRLALKQGAYLRSYVYTLVELLSPSMNRKLIEQALSGEHESYEL, from the coding sequence ATGAATCTGCACCAGTTTCGCTTCGTGCGCGAAGCCGTCCGGCAGAACTACAACCTGACCGAAGCTGCTAAAGCGCTGTTTACGTCGCAGCCGGGGGTATCGAAGGCAATCATCGAGCTCGAGGATGAACTCGGAGTCGAAATCTTCACACGTCATGGCAAACGGGTACGTTCGCTGACGGAGCCAGGGCGAATTATCCTGGCATCGGTGGAAAAAATCTTGCAGGAAGTCGAGAGCCTCAAACGGGTCGGTAAGGATTACGCCGCGCAGGACCAGGGCAACCTCGTAATTGCCGCCACGCACACCCAGGCGCGCTATTCGTTGCCGACAGCCATCGCCGAGTTCAAAAAGCGTTTTCCCAAGGTCCACCTTTCGATCTTGCAAGGAAGCCCGACGCAAGTTGCCGAAATGGTCATCCACGATCAGGCGGACATCGCGATCGCGACCGAGGCAATCGCCAACTATAAGGAACTGGTCTCGTTGCCGTGTTTCCAGTGGCATCACGTGGCCGTGGTGCAGCCCGATCATCCACTGCTCGAGCGCAAGCTGTTGACGCTCGACGACCTGGCGCAATACCCGATCATCACGTACGACAATGCGTTCGCTGGCCGCTCGAAGATCAATCAGGCGTTCGCGCTGCGCCACCTGACGCCGGACATCGTGCTGGAAGCAATCGATGCCGACGTGATCAAGACGTACGTGGAACTCGGATTGGGCGTGGGCATTCTCGCGGACATCGCCTTCAACCCGGAACGCGACAAACATCTTCGCGCGATGCCTGTTGGCCATCTGTTCGGCACCAACGTCACGCGGCTCGCGTTGAAACAAGGTGCGTATCTGCGCAGTTATGTATACACGCTCGTTGAACTGCTTTCGCCTTCCATGAACCGCAAGCTCATAGAACAGGCGCTTTCGGGCGAGCACGAAAGCTACGAGCTTTGA
- a CDS encoding nitrite/sulfite reductase, translating into MYQYDQIDQKIVDERVAQYSDQVRRRLSGELSEEEFRPLRLQNGLYMQRHAYMHRIAIPYGNLRSDQMRMLGTIAREHDRNYGHFSTRTNIQFNWIQLEETPEILRKLASVQMHGIQTSGNCIRNITADQFAGVAPDEIVDPRPWAEILRQWSTFHPEFAWLPRKFKIAVNGSVEDRAAVQVHDLGVYLKKNEAGEVVASILAGGGLGRTPIVGAVIKEDLPWQHLLTYCEAVLRVYNRYGRRDNMYKARIKILVKALSPAKFAQQVEEEWAHLKDGPSTLTQEELDRVSQFFAPPAYEKLPDTDASYEKHLIDSKPFARWIERNVRPHKVAGYASVTLSLKPTGIAPGDATDVQMEAVADLADEYSFGEIRVSHEQNLILANVKKRDLHAVWERAKALGFATSNIGLLTDIIACPGGDFCSLANAKSIPIAQAIQERFSDLDYVYDLGDLTLNISGCINACGHHHIGNIGVLGVDKDGSEWYQVTLGGEQSSGATGAHLGRVIGPSFSAEEMPDVVSQVIDTFVENRIEGERFIETYGRIGIAPFKERVYASRQPAHV; encoded by the coding sequence ATGTATCAATACGATCAGATCGACCAGAAAATCGTCGACGAACGCGTCGCTCAATACAGCGACCAGGTGCGCCGACGTTTGTCCGGCGAGTTGAGCGAAGAGGAATTTCGTCCGCTGCGCCTGCAGAACGGTCTCTACATGCAGCGCCATGCGTATATGCACCGCATCGCGATTCCTTACGGCAATCTGCGCAGCGACCAGATGCGCATGCTCGGCACCATCGCGCGTGAGCACGACCGCAATTACGGCCACTTTTCGACGCGCACCAACATCCAGTTCAACTGGATCCAGCTCGAAGAAACGCCCGAGATCCTGCGCAAGCTGGCGTCGGTGCAAATGCACGGCATTCAAACGTCGGGAAACTGCATCCGCAATATCACGGCTGATCAGTTCGCCGGCGTGGCGCCCGATGAAATCGTCGATCCGCGTCCGTGGGCGGAAATTCTCCGTCAATGGTCGACCTTCCACCCGGAGTTCGCGTGGCTGCCGCGCAAGTTCAAGATCGCGGTGAATGGTTCGGTGGAAGATCGCGCGGCCGTGCAAGTGCACGATCTGGGCGTGTATCTGAAGAAGAACGAGGCCGGTGAAGTCGTCGCGAGCATCCTGGCGGGCGGCGGTCTGGGACGCACGCCGATCGTCGGCGCGGTGATCAAGGAAGATCTGCCGTGGCAGCATCTCCTGACGTATTGCGAAGCCGTATTGCGTGTGTATAACCGCTACGGCCGTCGCGACAATATGTATAAGGCGCGTATCAAGATCCTCGTGAAGGCGCTGAGCCCCGCCAAATTCGCGCAGCAAGTGGAAGAAGAATGGGCCCACTTGAAGGACGGTCCTTCCACGCTCACGCAAGAAGAGCTTGACCGGGTATCGCAATTCTTCGCTCCGCCCGCATATGAAAAGCTGCCGGACACGGATGCATCGTATGAAAAGCATCTGATCGACAGCAAGCCGTTCGCGCGCTGGATCGAACGTAACGTGCGGCCGCACAAGGTGGCGGGGTATGCGTCGGTGACGTTGTCGCTGAAGCCCACGGGCATTGCTCCCGGCGATGCAACGGACGTGCAGATGGAAGCCGTCGCCGATCTCGCCGATGAATATTCATTCGGTGAAATTCGTGTCTCGCACGAGCAGAACCTGATCCTGGCGAACGTGAAGAAGCGCGACTTGCATGCGGTGTGGGAACGCGCGAAGGCGCTGGGGTTTGCGACATCGAATATTGGTTTGCTGACCGATATCATCGCGTGCCCGGGCGGCGATTTCTGCTCGCTCGCCAACGCGAAGTCGATCCCGATTGCACAAGCCATTCAGGAACGCTTCAGCGATCTCGACTACGTATATGACCTGGGCGATCTGACGCTGAACATCTCCGGTTGCATCAATGCGTGCGGTCATCATCACATTGGCAACATCGGTGTTCTTGGCGTCGATAAGGACGGCTCGGAGTGGTATCAAGTGACGCTTGGCGGCGAGCAGAGCTCGGGCGCAACGGGCGCGCATCTGGGCCGCGTGATCGGCCCGTCGTTCTCGGCGGAAGAGATGCCCGACGTGGTGTCGCAAGTCATCGATACCTTCGTTGAGAATCGCATCGAGGGCGAGCGTTTCATCGAGACGTACGGCCGTATCGGAATTGCGCCGTTCAAGGAACGCGTGTACGCGTCGCGCCAGCCGGCGCATGTCTGA
- a CDS encoding DUF934 domain-containing protein — protein MASIIKNREVVEDTWHVVRAGEDGTLPAVDALLPGKVIVPFTWWKAHKASLGSAHKKEPIGVWLAPDDEPAELVEDFDKIALIAVDFPKFSDGRGFSIGRLLRERYHWKGELRAIGDVLRDQLRFHERCGFDAFAVRADKDIHDALNAFSELSIPYQGAVDDPDPLFRRREKAAGAAA, from the coding sequence ATGGCTTCGATTATCAAGAATCGCGAAGTGGTTGAAGACACTTGGCACGTGGTGCGTGCAGGTGAAGACGGTACGCTGCCTGCTGTCGATGCGTTGCTGCCCGGCAAGGTGATCGTGCCGTTCACGTGGTGGAAAGCGCACAAGGCATCGCTAGGTTCGGCGCACAAGAAAGAGCCGATCGGCGTCTGGCTTGCTCCCGACGACGAACCCGCCGAACTGGTCGAAGACTTCGACAAGATCGCGCTGATCGCGGTGGACTTTCCGAAGTTCAGCGATGGCCGCGGTTTCAGCATCGGCCGTTTGCTGCGCGAGCGTTATCACTGGAAGGGCGAGTTGCGCGCCATTGGCGACGTGCTGCGCGACCAGTTGCGCTTTCATGAACGCTGCGGTTTCGACGCGTTCGCCGTTCGCGCCGACAAGGACATTCACGACGCGTTGAACGCGTTCAGTGAACTGAGCATCCCGTATCAAGGCGCGGTCGACGATCCGGACCCGCTGTTCCGCCGCCGTGAAAAAGCTGCCGGGGCCGCTGCATGA
- a CDS encoding LysR family transcriptional regulator, with protein sequence MDSVSAFNVFVQVAETRSFVAAGRLLGVSASAVGKRVSALEERLGVRLFHRSTRSVTLTSEGALFLERSRRILAEIEAAQAELSQVNVAPRGRLRVSLPLVTEPFLHVIAGFKLAYPAVDLDLDFTDRQVDIIEEGFDAVIRTGDVLDSRLTSRRMGAYHMLLVGSPAYFEARGKPLSANDLMQHTCIQFRYPNTGKLEVWPLHRDEVQTDFQLPPSIVCNSLEARICFALQGVGIAYLPDFAIHEHLASGRLVDVLDDCAQSGGTFRIMWPSGKHVAPKLRVFIDFICERCFPPAAPTLHSAC encoded by the coding sequence ATGGACAGCGTCAGCGCCTTCAACGTTTTCGTTCAGGTCGCGGAGACACGAAGTTTCGTGGCAGCGGGCAGGTTGCTCGGGGTATCGGCGTCGGCGGTCGGCAAGCGTGTGAGCGCGCTGGAGGAAAGGCTCGGTGTGCGGCTGTTTCACCGCAGCACACGCAGCGTCACCCTGACGTCCGAAGGCGCGCTGTTCCTTGAGCGCAGCCGCCGCATCCTCGCTGAAATCGAGGCGGCGCAAGCCGAGTTGTCCCAGGTGAATGTCGCGCCGCGCGGCCGCTTGCGGGTCAGCCTGCCGCTTGTCACCGAGCCGTTCCTGCATGTGATCGCCGGCTTCAAACTGGCTTATCCGGCCGTAGACCTGGATCTGGATTTCACGGACCGGCAGGTGGATATCATCGAAGAAGGATTCGATGCCGTCATTCGCACCGGCGATGTGCTCGACTCACGTCTCACGAGCCGGCGCATGGGCGCGTACCACATGCTGCTGGTCGGCTCGCCCGCGTACTTCGAGGCACGTGGGAAACCTCTGAGCGCAAACGATCTGATGCAGCACACATGCATTCAGTTCCGATATCCCAATACAGGAAAGCTGGAGGTCTGGCCTCTTCACCGGGACGAAGTGCAAACCGACTTTCAACTGCCGCCGTCGATTGTCTGCAACAGCCTTGAAGCGCGGATCTGCTTCGCGTTGCAGGGCGTGGGAATCGCTTATCTGCCGGATTTCGCGATCCACGAGCATCTGGCGTCGGGCCGGCTGGTCGACGTGCTCGACGACTGCGCGCAGAGCGGCGGGACGTTTCGCATCATGTGGCCATCGGGCAAACATGTGGCTCCGAAATTGCGGGTGTTCATCGACTTCATATGTGAGCGATGTTTTCCGCCGGCCGCGCCAACACTCCATTCCGCGTGCTGA
- a CDS encoding phosphoadenylyl-sulfate reductase has product MNVELQAKVERLDALLDSIAQRHANVKLASSLAAEDMLLTHAILSRGVKIGIFSLNTGRLHAETLDMLDRVKERYGYDIEQFHPQPEAVEEYVRDHGLNAFYESVDLRKSCCGIRKVEPLNRALSNVSAWVTGQRREQSVTRVELHEEEHDAPRSIAKFNPLADWTEAEVWDYLKAFDVPVNPLHARGYPSIGCEPCTRAIRPGEDSRAGRWWWESRDTKECGLHVTNIKIVEDRSVAPSSAL; this is encoded by the coding sequence ATGAATGTCGAACTGCAAGCCAAAGTCGAACGCCTGGACGCGTTGCTCGATTCCATCGCGCAACGCCATGCGAACGTCAAACTAGCCAGCAGCCTTGCCGCCGAAGACATGTTGCTCACACACGCGATTCTTTCGCGTGGGGTGAAGATCGGCATCTTCTCGCTCAACACCGGTCGTTTGCATGCTGAAACGCTCGACATGCTCGATCGCGTGAAAGAGCGCTATGGCTACGACATCGAACAGTTTCACCCGCAGCCGGAAGCGGTCGAAGAATACGTTCGCGACCACGGTCTGAACGCCTTCTATGAAAGCGTCGATCTACGCAAAAGCTGTTGCGGCATTCGCAAGGTCGAGCCGCTCAATCGTGCGCTGAGCAACGTGAGCGCATGGGTCACGGGACAGCGCCGCGAGCAGTCGGTCACACGCGTGGAACTGCACGAAGAAGAACACGATGCACCGCGCAGTATCGCCAAGTTCAATCCGCTTGCGGACTGGACCGAGGCAGAAGTCTGGGATTATCTGAAAGCCTTCGATGTCCCCGTGAACCCGCTGCATGCGCGTGGTTATCCGAGCATTGGCTGCGAGCCATGCACACGCGCAATCCGTCCGGGCGAAGACAGCCGGGCCGGCCGCTGGTGGTGGGAGTCGCGGGATACGAAGGAATGCGGCTTGCACGTCACGAACATCAAGATCGTGGAAGACCGGAGCGTCGCGCCCAGTTCGGCGCTCTGA